One stretch of Eggerthella lenta DSM 2243 DNA includes these proteins:
- a CDS encoding MerR family transcriptional regulator, which produces MQIAEVAKRYGITVDTIRYYERIGLVPHVTRLPNGIRDFTEYDCGWVEFIRCMRESGVQIEALVEYVALFQEGEHTAAARLEILEEQRAKLVAKLDEMQATAKRLDAKIASYRPGSKCSDGGGEWLRKE; this is translated from the coding sequence ATGCAAATCGCCGAAGTCGCGAAACGCTACGGAATCACGGTCGACACCATTCGCTACTACGAGCGCATCGGGCTCGTCCCCCACGTCACCCGGCTACCCAACGGCATCCGCGACTTCACCGAATACGACTGCGGCTGGGTGGAGTTCATCCGCTGCATGCGCGAATCGGGCGTGCAGATCGAGGCGCTCGTGGAGTACGTGGCGCTGTTCCAAGAGGGCGAGCACACCGCCGCCGCTCGCCTCGAGATTCTGGAAGAGCAGCGCGCGAAGCTGGTCGCGAAACTCGATGAGATGCAGGCCACCGCGAAGCGTCTCGACGCCAAGATCGCCAGCTACCGGCCGGGCAGCAAATGCTCGGACGGCGGCGGCGAATGGCTGCGCAAGGAATAG
- a CDS encoding flavodoxin family protein: MGKNVLVVSASLRPTSNSHALALAFAEGAREAGHDVETVSLRGKRIEFCRGCLACQAGAACPLNDDAAAIVERIVAADAIAFATPIYFFEMAGQMKTLLDRSNPAYAADPAFRDVYLLATAADEDAHAFDGATKGLQGWVDCFEQARLVGVVTAAGVDAPGAIEKRLHEVNRARLMGCGV; the protein is encoded by the coding sequence ATGGGAAAGAACGTCCTAGTGGTATCGGCCAGCCTGCGCCCGACCAGCAACTCGCACGCCCTCGCGCTCGCGTTCGCCGAAGGGGCGCGCGAGGCAGGTCACGACGTGGAGACGGTCAGCCTGCGCGGCAAGCGCATCGAGTTCTGCCGCGGATGCCTGGCTTGCCAAGCCGGCGCCGCATGCCCGCTGAACGACGATGCGGCCGCCATCGTGGAGCGCATCGTGGCGGCCGACGCCATCGCGTTCGCCACGCCCATCTACTTCTTCGAGATGGCTGGTCAGATGAAGACCCTGCTCGACCGCAGCAACCCGGCCTACGCTGCCGATCCTGCGTTTCGCGACGTGTACCTGCTGGCCACGGCGGCCGACGAGGACGCCCATGCGTTCGACGGGGCGACGAAGGGACTGCAAGGCTGGGTCGACTGCTTCGAGCAGGCACGCCTCGTGGGCGTGGTGACTGCCGCAGGAGTCGATGCGCCGGGCGCCATCGAGAAGCGCCTGCACGAAGTCAACCGCGCACGCCTCATGGGGTGCGGGGTTTAG
- a CDS encoding leucine-rich repeat domain-containing protein — translation MSDAIDEALEGENKGDVMDIVMAGNATEITGDDWMALKYCFKTGSDWSSLSGLDLSGMGRLKEVRGLDGGNDAFDRLTTLKLPDSLETVGAYTFFNCENLALSEIPAKVSSIGERAFSGCKNLERVSFPSGLKSVGKSAFEGCSNLKELLFGSDAPPKLGADAFKDVAVGGTVYCPDADAYETKFGADGPSGWTYASLYELQVEFNNGTAMQDAIDKALEGKDRGGAKDIVVTGDATAIAGNDWTALKDCYKDGSAWTSLSGLDLLKMDELGTVSGVDGGGAAFGRLAHVWLPDTMGSIGDYAFSGCTSLRLEYLPEGVTSVGAGAFQGCTSLALGSLVEGVRYVGESAFEGCTSLVLGRLPDSIEFIKKSAFSGCEKLDFSEIPANVLAIEPKAFSGCKNLERVSFPSGLKFVGESAFEGCSNLKELSFRSENPPKLDADAFEGVAQLGAVYCPDATAYETAFKDNGPSGWRYEPFYTLEVVFNGGDGSGTAMQAAIDAALADVGKGKIGAKDIVVTGAATEITKNDWGNLKRCYQRDSEWANLSGLDLSGMGELTAVGVDNPSIQDPYYNRLVDLKLPSGLETIDEYAFLNCDKLVLDELPSSLEAVGKNAFDGCSNLALDELPSGLTSIGAYAFNDCGNLALEELPAGVEDVPDCAFQGCISLALAKLPANLSSIGQGAFNGCKKLAISALPAKVSSVGSSAFSKCEGLKAMALPSALQSIYKYAFEGCTSLAELSFYGENPPTFGASAFEDVAVGGTVFCSNEAAYRTALQGTKLPADWAFDDLPACTLEVSFADGGDMRKAIDDALAASGKERYQVTDIRVIGDAKAIAGGNWDALKECYKDGGAWPILSSLDLSGMGGLKEVSGTDPGSDTFGELVSLALPDGLATVGPSAFQGCTSLTLGKLPDGVTAIGHHAFSGCVGLALTALPEKLGAIESGAFQGCSNLALDRLPDGIISVGERAFSDCVGLKEMSFPSDLKSVGASAFQGCSNLAALEFRGSAPSLGASVFLGVPAFGELYFPQGENYVQGDFGGDDLKGWGFYGMARRTLVDAVTGAKVSGVLSSNAGLLAQKGGLHQAGACKACDAMRKREAEGVTLAELCLSLSGGRLWGGVDVSIPVGADNDGRGVAVLHCAGDVLEEAAATVAGGYATGAFSGLSPFAVVASKPGPTPVPGPDPDPVPKPDPVPEPDPTPVPKPVPTSGSGSSAIAATGDGPGAAPWIALATVAALVAAGAAASRKRARR, via the coding sequence ATGTCGGACGCCATCGACGAGGCGCTCGAGGGCGAGAACAAGGGCGACGTGATGGACATCGTGATGGCCGGCAACGCGACGGAGATAACCGGCGACGACTGGATGGCGCTCAAGTACTGCTTCAAGACCGGAAGCGACTGGTCCAGCCTGTCCGGTTTGGACCTGTCCGGGATGGGCAGGCTGAAGGAGGTTCGGGGACTCGACGGTGGCAACGATGCGTTCGACAGGCTCACCACCCTGAAGCTCCCGGACAGCCTCGAGACCGTCGGCGCCTATACGTTCTTCAACTGCGAGAACCTGGCCCTATCGGAGATTCCCGCGAAGGTGTCCTCCATCGGCGAGCGCGCGTTCTCCGGTTGCAAGAACCTCGAGAGGGTGTCCTTCCCCTCCGGCCTGAAGTCCGTCGGCAAGAGCGCCTTCGAGGGCTGCTCCAACCTCAAGGAGCTCTTGTTTGGGAGCGACGCTCCGCCGAAGCTGGGCGCGGACGCCTTCAAGGACGTCGCCGTCGGCGGCACGGTGTACTGCCCGGACGCGGATGCGTACGAGACGAAGTTCGGCGCCGACGGGCCGAGCGGTTGGACGTACGCGTCCCTCTACGAGCTCCAAGTCGAATTCAACAACGGCACCGCCATGCAGGACGCCATCGACAAAGCGCTCGAGGGCAAGGACAGGGGCGGCGCGAAGGACATCGTGGTGACCGGCGACGCGACGGCGATAGCCGGCAACGACTGGACGGCGCTCAAGGACTGCTACAAGGATGGCAGCGCTTGGACCAGCCTGTCCGGTTTGGATCTGCTCAAGATGGACGAGCTGGGCACGGTGTCGGGGGTCGACGGGGGTGGCGCCGCGTTCGGCAGGCTCGCTCACGTGTGGCTCCCGGATACCATGGGTTCCATCGGCGACTACGCGTTCTCCGGCTGCACCAGCTTGCGCCTCGAATACCTGCCCGAGGGCGTCACGTCCGTCGGTGCCGGCGCGTTCCAAGGTTGCACTAGCCTGGCCCTCGGTTCGCTGGTCGAGGGCGTCAGATATGTCGGCGAATCCGCGTTCGAGGGCTGCACCAGCCTGGTCTTGGGCAGGCTCCCCGACAGCATCGAGTTCATCAAAAAGTCCGCGTTCTCCGGCTGCGAGAAACTGGACTTCTCGGAGATTCCCGCGAACGTGCTCGCCATCGAACCTAAAGCGTTCTCCGGCTGCAAGAACCTCGAGAGGGTGTCCTTCCCCTCCGGCCTGAAGTTCGTCGGCGAGAGCGCGTTCGAGGGCTGCTCCAACCTCAAGGAGCTCTCCTTCCGCAGCGAGAACCCGCCGAAGCTCGACGCGGACGCCTTCGAGGGCGTCGCCCAGCTCGGCGCGGTGTACTGCCCGGACGCGACGGCGTACGAGACGGCGTTCAAGGACAACGGGCCGAGCGGGTGGAGGTACGAGCCCTTCTACACGCTCGAGGTCGTCTTCAACGGCGGCGACGGCAGCGGCACCGCCATGCAGGCCGCCATCGACGCCGCGCTGGCCGACGTCGGCAAGGGCAAGATCGGCGCGAAGGACATCGTGGTGACCGGCGCCGCGACGGAGATAACCAAAAACGACTGGGGCAATCTCAAGCGCTGCTACCAACGCGACAGCGAGTGGGCCAACCTGTCGGGCCTGGACCTGTCCGGCATGGGCGAGCTGACGGCGGTGGGCGTCGATAATCCGTCCATCCAAGATCCCTATTACAACAGGCTTGTCGACTTGAAACTCCCGAGCGGCCTCGAGACCATCGACGAATACGCGTTCCTAAACTGCGATAAACTCGTCCTCGACGAGCTTCCGAGCAGCCTCGAGGCCGTCGGCAAAAACGCGTTCGACGGATGCTCGAACCTGGCCCTCGACGAGCTTCCGAGCGGCCTTACCTCCATCGGGGCCTATGCGTTCAATGACTGCGGGAACCTGGCCCTCGAGGAACTTCCCGCCGGAGTCGAGGACGTTCCCGACTGCGCGTTCCAGGGCTGCATTAGCCTGGCGCTCGCAAAGCTCCCCGCGAACCTTTCCTCCATCGGGCAAGGGGCGTTCAACGGCTGCAAAAAGCTGGCTATCTCGGCGCTCCCTGCGAAGGTGTCCTCCGTCGGGTCCTCTGCGTTCTCCAAATGCGAGGGTCTCAAGGCGATGGCCCTCCCGTCCGCCTTGCAGTCCATCTACAAGTACGCCTTCGAGGGCTGCACCAGCCTCGCGGAGCTCTCGTTCTACGGCGAGAACCCGCCGACGTTCGGCGCGAGCGCCTTCGAGGACGTCGCCGTCGGCGGCACGGTGTTCTGCTCGAACGAAGCCGCCTACAGGACCGCGCTGCAGGGAACCAAGCTGCCGGCCGACTGGGCGTTCGACGATCTGCCCGCCTGCACGCTGGAGGTTTCCTTCGCCGACGGCGGCGACATGCGGAAAGCCATCGACGACGCCCTGGCCGCCTCCGGGAAGGAGCGCTACCAGGTGACGGACATCAGGGTGATCGGCGACGCGAAAGCGATAGCCGGCGGCAACTGGGATGCGCTCAAGGAATGCTACAAGGACGGCGGTGCATGGCCCATCCTGTCGAGCCTCGATCTGTCCGGCATGGGCGGCTTGAAGGAGGTGTCGGGGACCGACCCCGGCTCCGATACGTTCGGCGAGCTCGTCAGCCTGGCTCTCCCGGACGGCCTCGCGACCGTCGGCCCCTCCGCGTTCCAGGGCTGCACCAGCCTGACCCTCGGCAAGCTGCCGGACGGCGTCACCGCCATCGGCCACCACGCGTTCTCCGGCTGCGTCGGCCTGGCGCTCACGGCGCTTCCCGAGAAGCTCGGTGCCATCGAGTCCGGCGCGTTCCAGGGCTGCTCCAACCTGGCACTCGACAGGCTGCCGGACGGCATCATCTCCGTCGGCGAGCGCGCGTTCTCCGACTGCGTCGGCCTCAAGGAGATGTCGTTCCCCTCCGACCTGAAGTCCGTCGGCGCGAGCGCGTTCCAAGGCTGCTCCAACCTGGCGGCGCTCGAGTTCCGCGGTTCTGCGCCCTCGCTCGGCGCGTCCGTCTTCCTCGGCGTCCCCGCCTTCGGCGAGCTCTATTTCCCGCAGGGCGAGAACTACGTCCAGGGCGACTTCGGCGGCGACGATCTGAAAGGCTGGGGCTTCTACGGCATGGCCCGACGCACGCTGGTCGATGCGGTCACGGGCGCGAAGGTGTCCGGCGTGCTGTCGTCCAACGCGGGGCTGCTCGCGCAGAAGGGCGGCCTGCACCAGGCAGGAGCCTGCAAGGCCTGCGATGCGATGCGCAAGCGCGAGGCCGAGGGCGTGACGCTCGCGGAGCTATGCCTGTCGCTGTCCGGCGGGCGCCTCTGGGGCGGCGTCGACGTCTCGATCCCGGTAGGAGCCGACAACGACGGGCGGGGGGTCGCCGTGCTGCACTGCGCCGGCGACGTGCTGGAGGAAGCGGCCGCCACGGTGGCCGGCGGCTATGCGACGGGCGCTTTTTCGGGCCTTTCGCCCTTCGCCGTGGTCGCGTCCAAGCCCGGCCCGACCCCGGTGCCGGGACCCGATCCGGATCCGGTGCCGAAGCCCGACCCGGTTCCGGAGCCCGACCCGACCCCGGTTCCGAAGCCGGTCCCGACCTCGGGATCGGGCTCGTCCGCCATCGCCGCGACCGGCGACGGTCCGGGGGCGGCCCCGTGGATCGCGCTGGCGACGGTCGCGGCCCTCGTCGCCGCAGGGGCGGCGGCAAGCCGAAAGCGCGCGCGGCGATAG
- a CDS encoding 4Fe-4S dicluster domain-containing protein: MSLGFYVDVQRCIGCRTCQVACKDRHNLQAAGPRTRRVGSFECGMYPEVGMFHLTVSCNHCDDPACVAGCPTGAMFKSDDGTVQHVDDCCVVCRNCMITCPYGAPQFDEDENMIVKCDACKALREDGRNPVCVDACPMRAIEFGDVDELRAKHGDAVSELPVLPSAATTQPNLLLHASPEAQRSDFNEVVL; this comes from the coding sequence ATGAGCTTGGGATTCTACGTTGACGTGCAGCGCTGCATCGGCTGCCGAACCTGCCAGGTGGCGTGCAAGGACCGCCACAACCTGCAAGCGGCGGGCCCTCGCACCCGGCGCGTGGGAAGCTTCGAATGCGGGATGTACCCGGAGGTGGGCATGTTCCATCTGACGGTGTCGTGCAACCACTGCGACGATCCGGCCTGCGTGGCGGGGTGTCCCACCGGCGCCATGTTCAAGTCCGACGACGGCACGGTGCAGCATGTCGACGACTGCTGCGTCGTGTGCCGCAATTGCATGATCACGTGCCCCTACGGCGCGCCGCAGTTCGACGAGGACGAGAACATGATCGTGAAATGCGACGCCTGCAAGGCGCTGCGCGAGGACGGCCGCAACCCGGTGTGCGTGGACGCGTGCCCCATGCGCGCCATCGAGTTCGGCGACGTGGACGAGCTGCGCGCGAAGCACGGCGACGCCGTGAGCGAGCTGCCGGTGCTGCCGTCGGCGGCGACCACGCAGCCGAACCTGCTGCTGCACGCGTCGCCCGAGGCGCAGCGCAGCGACTTCAACGAGGTCGTGCTGTGA
- a CDS encoding LysR family transcriptional regulator: MELRTLEYFLAVAREGNISNAAKALHITQPTLSRQLSSLEKEFGRELYTRGPKGIELTDQGSILCRYAESIVELAHKAEEDMLPSERSIGGTVHIGAGESQAMALIAQAMDEVRRTYPAVDFAIHSGTTAELKDGLVRGFYDVMLECEMREHAKMNAMRLPVTDVWGALALRDSAVGRLEGIAPSDLAGQGIIVSRQALAGTLRDWAGDALDRMDVVATFNLPSNGRYLVRQGMGCMLTYEGLFDTSEDGDLRFVPFAPRFEAHQGLVWRSSMPNKQTQAFLDAMERVCARHVGDDAGIS; the protein is encoded by the coding sequence GTGGAACTGAGGACCCTGGAGTACTTCCTGGCCGTCGCGCGCGAAGGCAACATCTCGAACGCGGCGAAAGCCCTGCACATCACCCAGCCGACGCTCTCGCGCCAGCTGTCGTCGCTCGAGAAGGAGTTCGGGCGCGAGCTGTACACGCGCGGCCCCAAGGGCATCGAACTGACCGACCAGGGCTCCATCCTCTGCCGCTACGCGGAGTCCATCGTGGAGCTGGCGCACAAGGCCGAGGAGGACATGCTGCCCTCCGAGCGGTCGATCGGCGGCACCGTCCATATCGGGGCGGGCGAATCCCAGGCCATGGCGCTCATCGCGCAGGCCATGGACGAGGTGCGGCGCACCTACCCCGCCGTCGATTTCGCCATCCACAGCGGAACCACTGCGGAGCTGAAGGACGGGCTGGTGCGCGGGTTCTACGACGTGATGCTGGAATGCGAGATGCGCGAGCATGCAAAGATGAACGCCATGCGCCTGCCGGTGACCGACGTATGGGGCGCGCTTGCGCTGCGCGACAGCGCCGTGGGGCGGCTCGAAGGCATCGCGCCCTCCGACCTGGCAGGACAAGGCATCATCGTCTCGCGCCAGGCGCTTGCGGGAACGCTGCGCGACTGGGCGGGCGACGCGCTCGACCGGATGGATGTCGTCGCTACGTTCAACTTGCCCTCGAACGGCCGTTATCTCGTGCGTCAGGGCATGGGATGCATGCTCACCTACGAGGGCCTGTTCGACACGAGCGAAGACGGCGACCTTCGCTTCGTCCCCTTCGCCCCGCGCTTCGAGGCTCACCAGGGCCTCGTCTGGCGGTCCTCCATGCCCAACAAGCAGACGCAGGCGTTCCTCGACGCCATGGAACGCGTATGCGCGAGGCATGTGGGCGACGATGCGGGCATCTCGTAG
- a CDS encoding TorD/DmsD family molecular chaperone: MSAPTDPAGESVALEALLLARARLYALFHKLFGAAPDAAVLEALLGGATADAVDEYAEDDETMHGFGRFLSEVAAAEGRAALLEAARDEHVRVLVGPGALPAIPWEAPYRTGEPTVFQEDTLAVRAAYRARGVQPRKMQRVPDDHVSLECAFMAREARFSLAQLIAGDVCALAAGLRAQQSFVVEHMTAWLGEYAKGLRRSATAVLYPQAAEALVAFVALDATFLAEAALWAEEVSASGERFEALGAVVGSPEGLAFAAAEEALAALEETRPFGIEDYELAACEG; encoded by the coding sequence GTGAGCGCGCCGACCGACCCGGCGGGCGAGTCCGTCGCGCTCGAGGCCCTGCTGCTCGCTCGCGCGCGCCTGTACGCGCTGTTCCACAAGCTGTTCGGCGCGGCTCCGGATGCGGCGGTGCTCGAGGCCCTGCTAGGCGGGGCGACGGCCGACGCGGTGGACGAGTACGCGGAGGACGACGAGACCATGCACGGCTTCGGGCGCTTCCTGTCCGAGGTGGCCGCTGCGGAGGGGCGCGCCGCGCTCTTGGAGGCGGCGCGCGACGAGCACGTGCGCGTGCTGGTGGGCCCCGGCGCGTTGCCGGCGATTCCATGGGAGGCGCCGTACCGCACGGGCGAGCCGACCGTGTTCCAGGAGGACACTCTGGCCGTGCGCGCCGCGTATCGGGCGCGCGGCGTGCAGCCGAGGAAGATGCAGCGCGTACCCGACGACCACGTGTCGCTGGAATGTGCGTTCATGGCGCGCGAGGCGCGTTTCTCGCTCGCGCAGCTGATCGCGGGCGACGTGTGCGCGCTGGCGGCCGGGTTGCGCGCGCAGCAGTCCTTCGTCGTCGAGCATATGACAGCGTGGCTGGGAGAGTACGCGAAGGGTCTGCGCCGCTCTGCGACGGCGGTGCTCTACCCGCAAGCGGCCGAGGCGCTGGTTGCGTTCGTTGCCCTCGATGCGACGTTCTTGGCCGAAGCGGCGTTGTGGGCCGAGGAGGTTTCGGCGTCGGGCGAAAGGTTCGAAGCGCTGGGTGCGGTCGTCGGATCGCCCGAGGGGCTGGCCTTCGCCGCCGCCGAGGAAGCCCTGGCGGCGCTCGAGGAGACGCGCCCCTTCGGCATCGAGGACTACGAGCTGGCGGCGTGCGAGGGTTGA
- a CDS encoding molybdopterin-containing oxidoreductase family protein: MSLLDKSLKRRDFLKGTAAAAAATAAFGLSGCSTGSAQAAGSDGAHVVASDASILADAGEWMPIHCHQNCNQMCLNMGYVVDGVVVRQKTDDAREDSFDCPQQRGCLRGRSLRQQVYNADRIKYPMKRKSWQPGGAENAHGELRGKDEWERISWEEALDYIADELKRVYAEYGQDAVICNGWRWAPGSAMFPVIGGAVYDTETESFGCWAFQTEALGLYSWGDHPDIMMGPDKYDLPNADTIVLYGCNPAWAQHSSMYWLNNAKESGTGFVYVGPSYNVTAAQLGARWIRVRPGTDTAFLLAVIYEMIRLDGERGDIIDWDFVNERTVGFTPETMPEDATTDENYRDYILGAYDGTPKTPEWASEICGTPVEDITWYAELAAKDNKVIFFHSYAASRYLGAENLPQAFMTVSALGGHYGKSGHGSAAIYTWDAGDSGYRLIQHAGGEYAYIDNLVGSPGATGPNRCIEGNSWWSSLAEGKYLSTSEGPYDLGSGDDPTKLRANTPTYHAAREMPVNPRLMFATCSNFMQTRGNLPTAIEVMRAADTCISLEIKYSLTASFADIILPVATHWEGNDDESWGELCWPSPFGDGNGQKQRKDALLAWRPLVKPMYEAREEKRICRDIVERMGFDADDAYPKSNYDQWLGYFLGMRELSEDLSRWEPVITWTADDNRKHHANYPEQQGKISFDQFMADGSYVVRRSPDDRRNYIGYRDDKLRIGENGEVVVADTAWPRPSRSGKLEIYCQFKADNVNRTGLNPEPIKPYANYFVPNRGYQDTFADWDAKVKGAYPLQAYTPHYMRRAHTCYDNMTWTQEAFRNPVFMNAQDAEERGIEAGDTVVCYNDFGRMLRIAQPLQGMMPGTVGIPHGVRSLFDESDPAGIVDRGGSEQMLSDGQQSNYFPQVDGYNSLLIEIEKYDGEALVEDCDRGPFLAAGIDAEGTPAYVAEGMYEGKEA; encoded by the coding sequence ATGTCCCTGCTCGACAAAAGCCTGAAGCGACGTGATTTCCTGAAGGGGACGGCGGCGGCCGCTGCGGCGACGGCGGCGTTCGGGCTGTCCGGCTGCTCGACGGGCTCTGCGCAGGCCGCCGGGTCCGACGGCGCGCACGTCGTGGCATCCGACGCCAGCATCCTGGCCGACGCGGGCGAGTGGATGCCCATCCACTGCCACCAGAACTGCAATCAGATGTGCCTGAACATGGGCTATGTGGTGGACGGCGTGGTCGTCCGCCAGAAGACCGACGACGCGCGCGAGGACAGCTTCGACTGCCCGCAGCAGCGCGGCTGCCTGCGCGGGCGGTCCCTGCGCCAGCAGGTGTACAACGCCGACCGCATCAAGTACCCCATGAAGCGCAAGAGCTGGCAGCCGGGCGGCGCCGAGAACGCCCACGGCGAGCTGCGCGGCAAGGACGAGTGGGAGCGCATCAGCTGGGAAGAGGCGCTCGACTACATCGCGGACGAGCTGAAGCGCGTCTACGCCGAATACGGCCAGGACGCCGTCATCTGCAACGGCTGGCGCTGGGCGCCCGGCTCGGCCATGTTCCCCGTCATCGGCGGCGCGGTATACGACACCGAGACCGAGTCGTTCGGCTGCTGGGCATTCCAGACCGAGGCGCTGGGCCTGTACTCCTGGGGCGACCACCCCGATATCATGATGGGCCCCGACAAGTACGACCTGCCGAACGCCGACACCATCGTGTTGTACGGCTGCAATCCCGCCTGGGCTCAGCACTCCAGCATGTACTGGCTGAACAACGCAAAGGAGTCCGGCACCGGGTTCGTGTACGTGGGCCCCAGCTACAACGTGACCGCCGCGCAGCTGGGCGCGCGCTGGATCCGCGTGCGGCCGGGCACCGACACGGCGTTCTTGCTGGCCGTGATCTACGAGATGATCCGTCTGGACGGGGAGCGCGGCGACATCATCGATTGGGACTTCGTGAACGAGCGCACGGTGGGCTTCACGCCCGAGACCATGCCCGAGGATGCGACGACCGACGAGAACTACCGCGACTACATCCTGGGCGCCTACGACGGCACGCCGAAAACCCCGGAGTGGGCGAGCGAGATCTGCGGCACGCCGGTCGAGGACATCACGTGGTACGCGGAGCTCGCCGCCAAGGACAACAAGGTGATCTTCTTCCACAGCTACGCGGCCTCCCGCTACCTGGGCGCCGAGAACCTGCCGCAGGCGTTCATGACCGTGTCGGCGCTGGGCGGCCATTACGGCAAGTCGGGCCACGGCTCGGCCGCCATCTACACGTGGGACGCCGGCGACTCGGGCTACCGACTCATCCAGCACGCGGGCGGCGAGTACGCCTACATCGACAACTTGGTAGGCTCGCCGGGCGCTACCGGTCCGAACCGCTGCATCGAAGGCAACTCGTGGTGGAGCTCGCTGGCCGAGGGGAAGTACTTGTCCACGTCCGAGGGCCCCTACGACCTGGGGTCGGGCGACGATCCGACCAAGCTGCGCGCGAACACGCCCACCTACCATGCGGCGCGCGAGATGCCGGTGAACCCGCGCCTCATGTTCGCCACGTGCAGCAACTTCATGCAGACGCGCGGCAACCTGCCCACCGCCATCGAGGTGATGCGCGCCGCCGACACCTGCATCTCGCTGGAGATCAAGTACTCACTGACCGCCTCGTTCGCCGACATCATCCTGCCGGTGGCCACCCACTGGGAGGGCAACGACGACGAGAGCTGGGGCGAGCTCTGCTGGCCGAGCCCCTTCGGCGACGGCAACGGGCAGAAGCAGCGCAAGGACGCGCTTCTGGCTTGGCGCCCGTTGGTGAAGCCGATGTACGAGGCGCGCGAGGAGAAGCGCATCTGCCGCGACATCGTCGAGCGCATGGGCTTCGACGCGGACGACGCCTATCCCAAGAGCAACTACGACCAGTGGCTGGGCTACTTCCTGGGGATGCGCGAGCTGTCCGAAGACCTCTCCCGTTGGGAGCCGGTGATCACCTGGACGGCCGATGACAACCGGAAGCACCATGCGAACTACCCGGAACAGCAGGGCAAGATCTCGTTCGACCAGTTCATGGCCGACGGCTCGTACGTGGTGCGCCGTTCGCCCGACGACAGGCGCAACTACATCGGCTACCGCGACGACAAGCTGCGCATCGGTGAGAACGGCGAGGTAGTCGTGGCCGACACCGCGTGGCCGCGCCCGTCGCGCTCGGGCAAGCTGGAGATATACTGCCAGTTCAAAGCCGACAACGTGAACCGCACGGGACTCAATCCCGAGCCCATCAAGCCCTACGCGAACTACTTCGTGCCCAATCGCGGCTACCAGGACACGTTCGCCGACTGGGACGCCAAGGTGAAGGGCGCCTATCCTCTGCAGGCGTACACGCCGCATTACATGCGCCGCGCGCACACCTGCTACGACAACATGACGTGGACGCAGGAGGCGTTCAGGAACCCGGTGTTCATGAACGCGCAGGATGCTGAGGAGCGCGGCATCGAGGCGGGCGACACGGTGGTGTGCTACAACGACTTCGGCCGCATGCTGCGCATCGCCCAGCCGCTGCAGGGGATGATGCCGGGCACCGTCGGCATCCCGCACGGCGTGCGCTCGCTGTTCGACGAGAGCGACCCCGCGGGCATCGTCGATCGCGGCGGATCCGAGCAGATGCTGTCCGACGGGCAGCAGTCGAACTACTTCCCCCAGGTGGACGGGTACAACAGCCTGCTCATCGAGATCGAGAAGTACGACGGCGAGGCGCTGGTGGAAGACTGCGACCGCGGCCCGTTCCTGGCTGCCGGCATCGACGCCGAGGGAACGCCCGCCTACGTCGCCGAAGGCATGTACGAAGGCAAGGAGGCTTAA
- a CDS encoding DmsC/YnfH family molybdoenzyme membrane anchor subunit, which yields MISEFPLFLFTTLGGLAAGAYVAAAIFPDVDRKPKRPWLFPLACLALLGVGLLGVLGHLGRPERFLLAMSNPSSMIAEEAYWSIAFGVLMLVDFVLLLRRGTSPGAVRVVAAVAAVGLMCIMGWAYFTSYGNPAWATWQTLPLFVLGDLAMGAALWGLMREGSYRSGAFAAAFAMLGALAVASIALAAAHFAGLGHNALPFAAAVVLAVAGVAFGLLAWKGKLSGAAPALAFACLFAGVAAARYAFYAASIL from the coding sequence ATGATCTCTGAGTTTCCCTTGTTCTTGTTCACGACGCTGGGCGGGCTGGCGGCCGGTGCGTACGTGGCGGCGGCGATCTTCCCGGACGTTGATCGTAAGCCGAAGCGGCCGTGGCTGTTCCCGCTCGCGTGCCTCGCGCTCTTGGGCGTCGGGCTGCTGGGCGTGCTCGGGCACCTCGGGCGACCCGAGCGCTTCCTGCTGGCGATGAGCAACCCGTCGTCGATGATCGCCGAAGAGGCGTACTGGTCCATCGCGTTCGGGGTGCTGATGCTGGTCGATTTCGTTCTGCTGCTGCGCCGGGGCACCAGCCCGGGCGCGGTGCGCGTCGTGGCCGCCGTGGCAGCGGTCGGCCTCATGTGCATCATGGGATGGGCGTACTTCACGAGCTACGGCAACCCCGCCTGGGCGACGTGGCAGACGCTGCCGCTGTTCGTACTGGGCGATCTGGCGATGGGCGCCGCGCTGTGGGGGTTGATGCGCGAGGGTTCGTATCGCTCGGGCGCGTTCGCCGCGGCCTTTGCCATGCTCGGCGCGCTGGCCGTGGCATCGATCGCGCTGGCGGCCGCGCACTTCGCAGGTCTCGGCCATAACGCGCTGCCGTTCGCGGCCGCCGTCGTGCTGGCGGTGGCGGGCGTGGCCTTCGGCCTGCTGGCATGGAAGGGCAAGCTGTCCGGCGCAGCCCCCGCGCTCGCTTTCGCCTGCCTGTTCGCTGGCGTGGCCGCAGCCCGCTACGCTTTCTATGCCGCGAGCATTTTGTAA